One region of Eretmochelys imbricata isolate rEreImb1 chromosome 2, rEreImb1.hap1, whole genome shotgun sequence genomic DNA includes:
- the HEY1 gene encoding hairy/enhancer-of-split related with YRPW motif protein 1 isoform X2 has product MSVAGGAWPPPSRGNLSSAPGSMSPSTTSQILARKRRRGIIEKRRRDRINNSLSELRRLVPSAFEKQGSAKLEKAEILQMTVDHLKMLHTAGGKGYFDAHALAMDYRSLGFRECLAEVVRYLSIIEGLDTSDPLRVRLVSHLNNYASQREAASSAHTGIGHIPWGSAFGHHPHISHPLLLPQNGHSNSSTTTSSTEPHHQSRIAAPHAETSSLRLPPNGSIGPVLPVVTSTSKLSPPLLSSMASLSAFPFSFGSFHLLSPNVLSPSTPAQSANLGKPYRPWGTEIGAF; this is encoded by the exons ATGTCTGTGGCCGGCGGCGCCTGGCCTCCCCCCTCCCGCGG AAACTTGAGTTCAGCTCCCGGTTCAATGTCTCCATCCACCACCTCCCAGATCCTGGCCAGGAAAAGGCGCAGAGGG ATCATCGAGAAACGTCGCCGGGATCGAATCAATAACAGCTTGTCGGAGCTGAGGAGACTGGTgccaagtgcttttgaaaagcag GGATCAGCCAAACtggaaaaagctgaaattttgcagatgactgtGGATCACCTGAAAATGTTGCATACAGCAGGAGGCAAAG GCTATTTTGATGCCCACGCTCTTGCTATGGACTATCGGAGTTTAGGATTTCGAGAGTGCCTGGCTGAAGTAGTCCGGTACCTTAGTATTATTGAGGGTCTGGATACTTCTGATCCTCTTCGAGTTCGACTGGTGTCTCACCTCAATAATTATGCCTCTCAACGGGAAGCAGCAAGTAGTGCCCACACCGGCATTGGACATATTCCTTGGGGCAGTGCCTTTGGACATCATCCTCACATCTCTCACCCGTTGTTATTGCCTCAGAATGGGCACAGTAATTCCAGTACCACAACGTCTTCTACAGAACCACATCACCAGAGCAGAATTGCTGCTCCACATGCTGAAACTTCTTCACTGAGACTGCCCCCTAATGGCAGCATTGGACCAGTGCTTCCTGTGGTCACCTCTACTTCCAAACTATCTCCTCCTCTGCTGTCCTCCATGGCATCTTTGTCTGCGTTCCCCTTTTCATTTGGTTCGTTCCATTTGCTGTCACCTAATGTACTCAGTCCATCCACACCAGCACAGTCGGCAAACCTTGGCAAGCCCTACAGACCGTGGGGGACTGAGATTGGAGCCTTTTAA
- the HEY1 gene encoding hairy/enhancer-of-split related with YRPW motif protein 1 isoform X1 has translation MKRAHPEYSSSDSEELDEPVEVEKESADENGNLSSAPGSMSPSTTSQILARKRRRGIIEKRRRDRINNSLSELRRLVPSAFEKQGSAKLEKAEILQMTVDHLKMLHTAGGKGYFDAHALAMDYRSLGFRECLAEVVRYLSIIEGLDTSDPLRVRLVSHLNNYASQREAASSAHTGIGHIPWGSAFGHHPHISHPLLLPQNGHSNSSTTTSSTEPHHQSRIAAPHAETSSLRLPPNGSIGPVLPVVTSTSKLSPPLLSSMASLSAFPFSFGSFHLLSPNVLSPSTPAQSANLGKPYRPWGTEIGAF, from the exons atgaagcgGGCGCACCCCGAGTACAGCTCCTCTGACAGCGAGGAGCTGGACGAGCCCGTCGAGGTGGAGAAGGAGAGCGCGGACGAGAATGG AAACTTGAGTTCAGCTCCCGGTTCAATGTCTCCATCCACCACCTCCCAGATCCTGGCCAGGAAAAGGCGCAGAGGG ATCATCGAGAAACGTCGCCGGGATCGAATCAATAACAGCTTGTCGGAGCTGAGGAGACTGGTgccaagtgcttttgaaaagcag GGATCAGCCAAACtggaaaaagctgaaattttgcagatgactgtGGATCACCTGAAAATGTTGCATACAGCAGGAGGCAAAG GCTATTTTGATGCCCACGCTCTTGCTATGGACTATCGGAGTTTAGGATTTCGAGAGTGCCTGGCTGAAGTAGTCCGGTACCTTAGTATTATTGAGGGTCTGGATACTTCTGATCCTCTTCGAGTTCGACTGGTGTCTCACCTCAATAATTATGCCTCTCAACGGGAAGCAGCAAGTAGTGCCCACACCGGCATTGGACATATTCCTTGGGGCAGTGCCTTTGGACATCATCCTCACATCTCTCACCCGTTGTTATTGCCTCAGAATGGGCACAGTAATTCCAGTACCACAACGTCTTCTACAGAACCACATCACCAGAGCAGAATTGCTGCTCCACATGCTGAAACTTCTTCACTGAGACTGCCCCCTAATGGCAGCATTGGACCAGTGCTTCCTGTGGTCACCTCTACTTCCAAACTATCTCCTCCTCTGCTGTCCTCCATGGCATCTTTGTCTGCGTTCCCCTTTTCATTTGGTTCGTTCCATTTGCTGTCACCTAATGTACTCAGTCCATCCACACCAGCACAGTCGGCAAACCTTGGCAAGCCCTACAGACCGTGGGGGACTGAGATTGGAGCCTTTTAA